A stretch of DNA from Candidatus Bathyarchaeota archaeon:
ATTTTGCTATCAATCAAGGTTATTTCCAGTTGACGATAAAGATCATCAACTATTCTTTCTGCGGCATCAACTTCTCTGGCTTTTTCCATTGCCTTGTTTGTGCCATAATTTAGCGTCATTGCAGTTTCTCGTAGTTTGAAGATGGTATCAAACACTGCATCAGAAAGCTTTGCGAGGTCATCTTTAATTTGGTTTGGAACTTTCCAGCCTTTCTCCATAATCTGAAGCAAACGAAAAGCGATGCCTTCACAATAATCGGCTATGTTACCTGAAAGGTTAGTGAAACGCAAAAAGTCTTCACGGCTCATCAAAATGGCGCCTATTTCCGCAAGTTCTCGTGAGACGTTGCGTTGGGCAATATCAACATTGTGTTGCCGAGTTTTTATGTCTTCAAACAGCTGTTTCACTGAATCTTTATCGCCGTTTACAAATGATGACACTAGCTGAGAAATTTTGCGTGAAATGTCAACTACTTCTCTAAGATGGTCTCTGGAAACGTCAAGTGCCTTGCGTTTTACCCGTTCTTCAGTCTCTACAGGAAATACCATTCTGTCGCACCACAACTAATAAGCTATAAACAAATCTAAGTACGAGAGAGTCTCTTAAAAACAATTAGCTTTTCTGTTCTACAACATTTTTAGTGTTCAATTATTTTTCCTAAATCTTCAAAGTTTAGTTTGTTGCGGAAATAACCATGCAGCAATTCAGGCAGCTCAGTAAGATTGCTTAATACTTGTTTCCAGCTGTCCCGGTCACGCAAAGTAACAGTATTCTTTTCTACAGTGTCATAATCCACAGTTAATCCCAGTAGTGTTCCAGCTTCGTCAGCTCGGGCATATCGTCGACCAATGGAACCTGAAACGTCTTTGTTTACAGTAAAGCCTTCGTCAAGGAGCATGCGATAAACTTTTTCTGCTTTTTCAGGCAAGCCATCTTTGTTTACTAACGGAAAAACACTAATTTGAATTGGAGAAAGGTCACGAGGCAGACCCAAAACTTTTCGTTTGTTTTTGTCTGCATATGCATATTCTAAAGCAACATAAACTAGACGGTCTAAACCAAAACTGGGCTCAATAACATGAGGAATAAAGCGTCGTCCACCGTCTTCAGATTCTTTAAAAGCAGTTAAGTCTACTCCACTTGCTTGCATGTGTCTGCTTAGGTCAAAATCTGTTCGGTAGTTATGCCCTGAAACTTCGGTCCAGCCCCACCTGTCCAGATATACTTCTTGGTCGAAACCTTCTTGAGAATAATGAGCACGCTCATAATCGAGTTTTTCAATGAAACGTTGTTTGTCCTCGGGAACCCCCATTTCCACAAGAAAACGTTTAGCCTGCGCCATAAAATAGGCTAACCATTCTTCTTTGATGATTCCTTTAGCCAATGCATCTTTGATTGTAATTTCTATGGGCTCTGTAATGTTCTTAACTTTGTTTTCTGCGAGCAAAAAACGCAATGTCTCGTCTTCTACCTCACTTAGTAAGGGACATTTTTTGTCTTCAGGGTCTAAAAAGAACTCAATGTCAATTATTGTAAATTCTCGTAGTCGCACTGGACCTTGTCTTGGAGAAATTTCGTTTCGAAGAGCCCTCCCTATCTGGGCAACCCCTAAAGGCAAACGGCTTCTGGAACTTTCAAAAATTCGTTTAAACTCGACAAAAATTCCTTGAGCGGCTTCTGGGCGACCATAACCAATAGAGTCAGAATAAGGACCAATAGTGGTTTGGAACATTGTCATAATCTGTTCCGCTTTGCTAAAAATTCCGCCACAATCTGGGCATTTGATTTTGTAGTTTTCAAGTTCAGTTACCACATTTTGAAGCGTAAGTTTTTCAGTTTGGGTGTCAGTCATGTTCGCAAATTCTTGCAGCAGATGGTCAGCCCGAAACTTGTTTTTGCATTTTCCACATTCTACTGTGGGTTCTTTGAAATTTTCTACGTGACCAGAAGCCTCCAAAACGTTTGCAGGCGTGATAACTGGAGAGTCAATTTCAACAATGCCTGAAGGTTGAAGATAGAATTTTCTAAATTTTTCTTCTAATCGTCGTTTAAGTAATGCACCAAGAGGACCATACGTAATGAATCCGCCGGAACCTCCGTATATTTCGTAGGATGGCCAGAAATATCCTCGGCGTTTTCCCATCTCGCTTATAATTTCATATTTGTCTTTTGGGGGTTTCATTTGTATACGCTCCGCAAATAATTGGGAATATACAGTCCTACAGTATTACAGACATAAAACTGTTCATTTCAACTTAGCTAACTCTGCTTCAAAATGTTCTTTCATCCTGTTTTTCTTGGTTAACTCAGCTTTTACTTTGTCAATTATTTTCACGGGGCTTGGGTCTTTACTCTGTAAAATTGCAAGATAAACACTTATGTAATCGCTCAGACACAAAACAGAAAACATTTTTGCAAGTTTGCTTTGACCGTTAGCATATATTTCTGAAATTGAATTGGCATTTTTGAGAACCAGCTCAGCAGTAGTTTCTATCCTGTTTTTTATTTCTAAAGGTTCATCAATGTCTCTGATAAGAATAACTGACAATTTTTTGGTCAACTCTGTTGGAGCATCATAACCTACGGTTTCGTTGTGGTTTAATTCGGGAAAACTATCTGATTTACTGGGAACCTTACTGTTTTCATTAAACTGTGCCTTCAATCTATGTGCTACACTAGTGTATTGCCTAAACCCGTAAACAACTGGAATAGTGTTCAGTATCTTTTCAGCTATTGTTTTTGCTTTGTTATCTTTCATGGGGATATTTGCGTTGTTTTCTTTGGATACTACTTCAATAATTTTGATGGCTTCTTCCAGTTCATCTTCAACATTTGATAAAATGTCCATTTTTTGTAAAAGAATTGCAACTGGAAAAAACAAGTATGGAATAGCCGCCCGAGGCTGCAAACCCGACGGTATCAAAACGTGAGGTAGATGAAGTTTTTTGCAGAATTCACCTAATTGGCCACCAGAAGTTACGGCAACAACTGTACATTTTTTTTGTATGGCAGACAAAAAAGCAGTTAACGTTTCTTCAGTGTTTCCTGAATAACTATTTGCAATAATCAGGGTTTTGTCATTAACGTAAGCTGGAAGGGTGTAGTCCCGACAAACGTCGATACAAATAGGAAGAGTGTCACGTAACCAGTCTTTGAGAAGTTCTCCACCTATTGCTGAACCCCCCATTCCAACAATAACTATGTTTTGTGGTTTAACATTCTTGGCAACAGTTACTTTTTGTGCCTGTTTAATGGCATCTTTACAATAATCAGAAGTTTTATCCAAATCACCAAGCATATCACTTTTATCAATTTCTTTGACTTTTTTTGGGTCATTCAAAACAATAACCATAAAGTTCACCTCAAACTTCACAAAGGATATTAACTTAAAACAAAGGGGGTATTGCTTAAATTAGATTTTCCTAATTATTTTTGTTTTTCTGTTTGGCTTTAGAAATTTTTTCTATAGGATAAAGCAGAAAACCAATAAAAATCGCTAATGGACCGAGATTTTTCAGTGCATCTTTTAGGTTTTTGGTATCACCATACGTTATTGCACCTATCATTGGGGATACAACAACATATATTCCGAGAAAAATGGGTGTTCCAACGGTTAATCCTAACCAACTAGTAAGATTCAATTGATTAATTACAAAATATGTTATGGTTGCTGAAAATGCTGAAACACATACAATTTTAATTGATGATACCCAATCAATAGTTGCCTCATAATGTTTTTTTATCCAGACTAAACTTAAAATTAACCCTGGTAAACCAGAAAATATGTAAGATACAAGTAAGCCTATGACGCCAAAATATGGAATCAAAACCAAACCTAAACAAAGGCCAAAAATGAACGTCAATATTGCA
This window harbors:
- a CDS encoding bifunctional phosphoglucose/phosphomannose isomerase; translated protein: MVIVLNDPKKVKEIDKSDMLGDLDKTSDYCKDAIKQAQKVTVAKNVKPQNIVIVGMGGSAIGGELLKDWLRDTLPICIDVCRDYTLPAYVNDKTLIIANSYSGNTEETLTAFLSAIQKKCTVVAVTSGGQLGEFCKKLHLPHVLIPSGLQPRAAIPYLFFPVAILLQKMDILSNVEDELEEAIKIIEVVSKENNANIPMKDNKAKTIAEKILNTIPVVYGFRQYTSVAHRLKAQFNENSKVPSKSDSFPELNHNETVGYDAPTELTKKLSVILIRDIDEPLEIKNRIETTAELVLKNANSISEIYANGQSKLAKMFSVLCLSDYISVYLAILQSKDPSPVKIIDKVKAELTKKNRMKEHFEAELAKLK
- a CDS encoding DUF47 family protein, which codes for MVFPVETEERVKRKALDVSRDHLREVVDISRKISQLVSSFVNGDKDSVKQLFEDIKTRQHNVDIAQRNVSRELAEIGAILMSREDFLRFTNLSGNIADYCEGIAFRLLQIMEKGWKVPNQIKDDLAKLSDAVFDTIFKLRETAMTLNYGTNKAMEKAREVDAAERIVDDLYRQLEITLIDSKMDFPLMLLLWTVVQHLEEAADKAKAASDAASILALTI
- the glyS gene encoding glycine--tRNA ligase, whose protein sequence is MKPPKDKYEIISEMGKRRGYFWPSYEIYGGSGGFITYGPLGALLKRRLEEKFRKFYLQPSGIVEIDSPVITPANVLEASGHVENFKEPTVECGKCKNKFRADHLLQEFANMTDTQTEKLTLQNVVTELENYKIKCPDCGGIFSKAEQIMTMFQTTIGPYSDSIGYGRPEAAQGIFVEFKRIFESSRSRLPLGVAQIGRALRNEISPRQGPVRLREFTIIDIEFFLDPEDKKCPLLSEVEDETLRFLLAENKVKNITEPIEITIKDALAKGIIKEEWLAYFMAQAKRFLVEMGVPEDKQRFIEKLDYERAHYSQEGFDQEVYLDRWGWTEVSGHNYRTDFDLSRHMQASGVDLTAFKESEDGGRRFIPHVIEPSFGLDRLVYVALEYAYADKNKRKVLGLPRDLSPIQISVFPLVNKDGLPEKAEKVYRMLLDEGFTVNKDVSGSIGRRYARADEAGTLLGLTVDYDTVEKNTVTLRDRDSWKQVLSNLTELPELLHGYFRNKLNFEDLGKIIEH